The Ranitomeya variabilis isolate aRanVar5 chromosome 7, aRanVar5.hap1, whole genome shotgun sequence DNA window atataCGGCTctgcaatgtacaggcactacaatataTGGCACTGCAATGTACGAGCACTGCAATATACGGCTCTGCAATGTACGAGCACTGCAATATACGGCTCTGCAATGTATGGGCACTGCAATATACGGCTCTGCAATGTACGGGCACTGCAATATACGGCTctgcaatgtacgggcactacaatatacagcactgcaatgtacgggcactacaatataCGGCACTATGTACGGCAATATACTGCAATATGTCAGTAGGTCGTGAATCCCACGGTCACTTATGGACCCCACTTTGCCTTCCGCAGGCCCCCAGTATTTCGTCGCACCACCTGCCTTCACCCTACTTTGGAGATCAGGTCGCCATTTATTAAGCGAAGACGAACGCTGCGGCTCGGCAATAACTGGAGCCGACTCCATGTGGAGGTGGAGGTTGCGCAAGAGCAGACGGTTTAATATTAGTGGGAAAACAAATAATTAGAAAACTACGAACAGGAAATTACAACATACAGAAATCCCTTGGCCCCAGATGAGCCGGTGACGGCCGTGGCCACAGATGAGCCGGTGACGGCCATGGACACAGACAAGCCGGTGACGGCCGTGGCCACATATCAGCTGGTGACGGTTGTGGCCCCAGATGAGCCGGTGACGGCCGTGGTCACATATCAGCTGGTGACGGTTGTGGCCACAGATGAGCCGGTGACGGCCGTGGCCCCATATCAGCTGGTGACGGTTGTGGCCACAGATGAGCCGGTGACGGCCGTGGCCACATATCAGCTGGTGACGGTTGTGGCCACAGATGAGCCGGTGACGGCCGTGGCCACATATCAGCTGGTGACGGTTGTGGCCACAGATGAGCCGGTGACGGCCGTGGCCACATATCAGCTGGTGACGGTTGTGGCCACAGATGAGCCGGTGACGGCCGTGGCCACATATCAGCTGGTGACGGTTGTGGCCCCAGATGAGCCGGTGACGGCCGTGGCCACATATCAGCTGGTGACGGTTGTGGCCACAGATGAGCCAGTGACGGCCGTGGCCACAGATGAGCCGGTGACGGTTGTGGCCACAGATGAGCCGGTGACGGCCGTGGCCACATATCAGCTGGTGACGGTTGTGGCCCCAGATGAGCCGGTGACGGTTGTGGCCACAGATGAGCCGGTGACGGCCGTGGCCACATATCAGCTGGTGACGGTTGTGGCCCCAGATGAGCCGGTGACGGCCGTGGCCACATATCAGCTGGTGACGGTTGTGGCCACAGATGAGCCAGTGACGGCTGTGGCCACAGATGAGCCGGTGACGGTTGTGGCCACAGATGAGCCGGTGACGGCCGTGGCCACATATCAGCTGGTGACGGTTGTGGCCCCAGATGAGCCGGTGACGGCCGTGGCCACATATCAGCTGGTGACGGTTGTGGCCACAGATGAGCCGGTGACGGCCGTGAACACAGACAAGCCGGTGACGGCCGTGGCCCCAGATTGGCAGGTGACGGCCGTGGCCCCAGATTGGCAGGTGACGGCCGTGGCCACATATCAGCTGGTGACGGTTGTGGCCACAGACAAGCCGGTGACGGCCATTGCCCCGGATTGGCAGGTGACGGCCGTGGCCCCAGATTGGCAGGTGACGGCCGTGGCCCCAGATTGGCAGGTGACGGCCGTGGCCCCAGATTGGCAGGTGACGGCCGTGGCCCCAGATTGGCAGGTGACAGATGTGGCCACAGACAAGCCGGTGACGGCCGTGGCCCCAGATTGGCAGGTGACGGCCGTGGCGCTCCTGCTTGGTGGGCATCACTTTTGCATGGTATGGGGGTGCAGACTATTTGTGCCTTAATTTGTGGTGAACATCTTGGATGACAAAATGCATTGAACCATGTAAGAACCAGTAACGGGATTTGGAGGAAGGCGACCCCGGTGCAGGTCGGTGCAGGGTCTGGGTAGATTACGGCTGTTTGCTTCCAGCCATGAAGATGATGCCATGCTCCAGGTCAGCGATGTCTCCCAGAAAACCTTCATCTTCCCCTACAAACTCATCACTCAGCCGCTTCCACCAAGGCCAGCGGCTGCGTTTCAGCATTGTGCTGTGGCTTTGCTTGGCTTTAAGGGCGACTGGGACGGATCGGCTGCTGAAGAAGTTGACGTCCTTCTCAGTCGCATCTCTCAGACTCGGGGCACCTACAAAACAAAGGAATATGCAGCGCACAGTGAGAAGGAGTGCAGGAACCCTGAGACTTGTCGGTGGAGACTACAAAGCACAGGCCATACCCATGAGCATGCTAAGGTCGGTGTTGATCTGAGCGAGCAGCGCCTCCCTGCGTTGCTCCTGTCGCTGTTGCTGCTTTCTGGACAGCAGGAATTGGCCAAGTCTGTCCTGCACCTTCCCGTGCAGCTCCTGGCTCTCCGCTAGTGACATCTGCTGGGCCTAAGAGGGATGACACCATCATTGTCACACTGACCCCATGGATGCAGCACTTGCATCTCTTCGGGTTCATGCAGACGTCTGTGATAAGAGGTCTGAGCATTGATGGCCGTACACGGACTGGTCGCAGGTCTCTTGATCCGCATGGGACAGCtccatgtacaggtgcttctcccaaaattagaatattgccctcatcatctcccgcctcgactactgtaacctcctgctctgtggcctcccctcgaacactctcgcacccctccaatctattctaaactctgctgcccgactaatccacctgtccccccgctattccccggcctctcccctctgtcaatcctttcactggctccccattacccagagactccagtacaaaaccctaaccatgacatacaaagccatccataacctgtctcctccatacatctgtgaccttgtctcccggtacttacctacacgcaacctctgatcctcacaagatctccttctctactcccctcttatctcctcttcccacaatcgtatacaagatttctctcatgtatcccccctactctggaaccctctaccacaacacatcagactctcgcccaccatcgaaaccttcaaaaagaacctgaagacccacctcttccgacaagcctacaacctgcagtgaccaccgaacaaccaaaccgctgcatgaccagctctatcctcacctactgtattctcacccatcccttgtagattgtgagccctcgcgggcagggtcctctctcctcctggaccagtcgtgacttgtattgtttaagattattgtacttgtttttattatgtatacccctcctcccatgtaaagcgccatggaataaatggcgctataataataataataataatataatttttatttttatatcatcagaaagttaatttatttcagttcttcaatacaaaaagtaaaactcttaTCAAATATTataagctcgtctgcattgttgggtctggtgtctcatcttcctcctgacaatacacagattctctatggggttaagatcaggagagtttgctgccaatcaagcccagtgatactgttgtttttacaccaggtattggtacttttggcagggtGGACAGgggacaagtcctgctggagaatgacatttccatctccaagaagcttgtcggcagagggaagcatgaagtgctctacaatgtcctggtagacggctgcgctgactttggtcttcataaaacacagtggacctacaccagcagatgacatggctccccaaaccatcactgattgtggacacttcacaccagacctccagcagcttggattgtggcctctccactcttcctccagactctgggacctagatttccaaatgaaatgcaaaatttactttcatctgaacacaacaccttggaccactgacaacagtccggttcttttctccttggcccagataagacgcttctggcgttgtctattggtcatgagtggctgacacacggaatgtgacacttgtagcccatgtcctggagacgtctgtgtgtggtgaagcaatgactccagcagcagtccactccttgtgaatctccccacattactgaatggccttttcttaacaatcctttccaggctgcggttatcccggttgcttgtgcagctttttctactacactttttccttccactccactttccattaatatacttggatacagcactgtgtgaacagccggcttctttaccaatgaccttttgtggcttcccctccttgtggagtgtgtcagtgacgccttctggacatgtgtcaggtcagcagtcttccccatgattgtggagctactggaacagactaagggacctttataaacacttaggagcctttacaggtgtgtaatgttaaatattctaatttactgagataatgacttttgggttttcattggctgaaagccataatcatcaacattaacagaaataaacacgtgaaatagatcactctgtgtgtaatgactctatagaatataggagattcactttttgtattgaagaactgaaataaatgtactttttgatgatattctaatttagtgagaagcccctgtatatctcAGAGGCTGTGACGCTTGGGTTGATAAAGCCACGGTCAGTTCCCGCTTGGATGGTTTTGCACGAGTCACACGTTGGTGATCCGGACTATAATACCCCCAGATGCTGTATAGAGGTTTGTCTCTCTATAAGAGCAGTAATTACAGGAATGCAGTTATGATAGGACCTGTCTCCCATGTCTAAGGGCTCGTGCAGACAACCATATTATCAGTCCAAGcatgatccaacaaaacatcagaaAGTACCTAGCCCAACGTTGTTCTATGGGGCTGAGGACATGCCTCATTCTTTCCTCAGACAGACACGgtctataatatatatttttttccctctCGTATCAAACTTAGCCACACAAGTCAATGAGTctatggaaaacatcagactgcactcggatgacatctgagtggaaTCCAATTTGCACAGACTGATagaatggagattttttttctctccatcttctcctcattcaAGAGAATTGGATCAGACAATGATAAAGTTTGATCTGCGTGTGATCAGCTTTATCATCCCGATCCTCTAGGATGAGAATATCTGCCGGTGTGACCCTGGCCGAAGCGTGACAGTTTATCCCATCACAACAGTGGTATAGACAAGTCTGACCGGGTGCAGCTGGAGGCGAGCGTCCACTTTCTGCTGAAGCCTCTTTCGTTCCTCGTCTGAGAGATCTTGGGGTTTCTTCCAAGGTGATAACGATTCCCGGATCCTTGTACGTTTCTTTAAAAATCTTAGTGCCTGTGGAATTAAGAAAAACAAACCCCCAGAACTATCACATTTTGTCATGACCCTAGGACACGGCAGCATTTCACAGAGTTTGGCCTGTTGCAGACGCACCGCCCTCTGGATGGTGACCGCAGCCTTGTACCGTTTCAGCGTTTGTCTCTGCAGCAGGACTCGTCTTCGGTCTCTGCAGCCCCGCCAGTGTTTCTGGATTATTAGCGCAGACGTCGTCTGGGTTTCCTGGATGTGTTTGTCCATTTGTCCTGGAGACAATAGAGGTGAGGAATATTTGTTCGAACTTTGCTTTTTGTGCATAAAGATGAACAGAAGCAGCAGAACATGTTTCCTGGCTGTGTTTAGCTGACGCTGATCTACATATATAATAACGTTGTTTTTCGGGGTCTGATCTGCCCCCATACAACACTTATATGACTATTCTAAATGAACAAGTAACCCTCCCCTGCCACCTctattcacatgtcagtatttcAGCAGTATttctacgccaaaaccaggagagtatCGGAATCACATCTTTCAATGATGGCTTTTctctgcaggttcctctcctggctttggcataaaacactgatggaaaacccTGAGCTGTGACGAGGCCTTACATGCCCGATCCTTCCTCCGAACCCACGGTTACCTGCACGGACGACTTCCAGCAGCGTCAGCTGCTTCTCTCTGAACTCCCTCATGGCTCGGAGTCTCTGCAGCTTCAGCCGCTCCCTCAGAACCTCTTCTTCCTTCTGTCTCTGCAGCTGCTTCATCTCTTGGTCACGTTTGGCTCTACATTTAGGAAGAAGAAGCCTTGCTATTTCAGACAACTTGGAATTTTATCTTTTTTAAATTTAATTCCAGACATTTATGGAATCCGAATAGAGTGGCAGCACATCCAAGTACCTAAAGCTCCGCTGTAAGGACGTCACGGCTGCGGGCAGCTTCCGTATCCTCCTCCGTGTCTGGAATCCCCTCCACACGGCCTGGACGGTGCGCGCAGCGCGGTGCAGTCTCTGCGGACACAAAGAAATTCAGGAACTGAAAACTCATACGAGGGTTAACCACTTAGGGACGCAGAAAAATGGTGTGGTTTTTTTATAGCTGCAAGACGGTGTTCATTTCAGTGAGACAAGGTGCAGGTTTCAAAGGCAACATCAATTTTGCCAGATGAGAAAGAACACCAAAATATTAGAACAATATTTTGTTAGAATAAAAGATCAGCTTTATTTCAAAAGGTAAAGCAGCACAGATAGACAAAGGCGGGTGATCCTGGACGCCAACGTAAGCCACAACATATTCTATACGGCAGCATATAATAAATAGCTGATATGTCTCTGACCATATAGTGAAGCTAAGTAATATAACCTGCAGGTAAGAGGTTATCCAGGCACCCACCACCCCGACGCGCGTCTGCCAATGAAATGCTTCGTCTATGGATACTTACCTTTCTAAATGCACTTGCTGACTATATGtgtttatttataattattttgcTGTTATAATATGGACGTTAACTTTGCTGTCACTTTCTGTTACACATTTGATCGATGTGCTGCCTTATACAATATGTTGTGGCTTATGTTGGCGTCCAGGATCATCCGCCTTTATCTATCTGTGCTGATTtacctttttaaacatttttaaatacCTTTCCGTGAATAAAGCTGATATTTTGCTCTAAGAAAATATTGTTCTAATATTTTGGTGTTTTATCTATGAAATTAACTATATACCGtaggtgtatttattttttttcaggtaaagaGACAGGCAAAATTCCCAGTGACTGAAatggtgataaaaaaaaaacaaaaaaaaccatccaCAATGCTGACATTTCCCCCTTTAGCCAGATTGGTTAACGCTGTAAAATGTTATATTTTGGTAgatcaaacttttttattttttttatttgtaactGTGTAAAGTGGAGTGGAAGTGgaatcgcttttttttttcttttataaacaTTTTACTTTGCATTCgtccccttagggaacttgaacctGCGAATGTCTGAACACTTGTTCCACTGTAGtgctctatttaaagggaacctatcaccccgttttttcggcatgagataaaaatactgttaaatagggcctgagctgtgcattacaatagtgtagtttgtggaccccgattccccacctatgctgccgaaatacgttaccaaagaagtcattttcgcctgtcaatcaggctggtcaggtcggatgggcgtggtgtcttcccccagatattgcgtagttttccgttggtggcgtagtggtgtgcgcatgtccaaggtcccgaatcctgcacaggggtgtgaaaatagcagcgatgtccgttattccattggtggtcggtgggcgcggccatcttcctttggccgcgcatgcgcagaagcggcgctctgctggccgcggcgctctgctggccgcggcttcaggaaaatggccgcgggatgccgcgcgtgcgcagatggatatcgcggcggccattttcctgaagccgcggccagcagagcgccgcttctgcgcacgcgcggccaaaggaagatggccgcgcccaccgaccaccaatggaataacggacatcgctgctattttcacacccctgtgcaggattcgggaccttgggcatgcgcacaccactacgccaccaacggaaaactacgcaagatctgggggaagacaccacgcccatccgacctgaccagcctgattgacaggcgaaaacgacttatttggtaacgtatttcggcagcataggtggggaatcggggtccacaaactacactattgtaatgcagagctcaggccctatttaacagtatttttatctcataccgaaaaaacgaggtgataggttccctttaataaagtcaTGGTCTCTAATGACGCCGGCCTGTGGTCTTCAGCAGGTTTGCATTGCAAGGGTGTGTGGGCTCGACGGGCACCCAAATGTGGCAATTAAATTCCGCTATCCTTGATTGGCAGCGGCATTTCAGAGGTTAACAGTAGTGATGCTGCAAGCTGTGTAATACAGCCGGGATCTGCACTGTGTGGAGCGGGTTAAGATCCTGACATGCTCCAAAATATTATACTACGTTGTCAGGGAGCGGTAAGTGCGATTTCTCAGTACGGCGGGTGCAGCCCCGTTCGTTTATGATGAGACTATGATTTTCACAttcgttgtttttttttctgcagccaaaacctgatctccgtaaaaaaaaaagttgcagtcaaaaatcaggttttgctggcttattttttttttttttgcttcttttcaggatcccaaagttcagctttgcttccaccatacaaGTATGGACAATACAAGGTGTTAGGCCGCCAATGCAAGACGTATGTGAAACATTTGGGAAAAAAAGGGCAATATCACCAAATTATGCATCGGAAAAAGTtttgtctataaaaaaaaaaatagtgactattctggaCAAAAAAGTTCATGTAAAAACAACAAGCAGCATGGATTAGCTAACACATTGGCAGGGCATTGAGTAGGTCGGGCACGGTTTACTTTTTCCACAATTGTTGGGCTTAGTTTACTTTCACACATATCACCAATTCAACTGTAGTAATGCTAACATCCCTGCTCATGGGAGGACACAAAGTGGTCATGGTTTGAACGTGGGAGAATCATGACAACAAATGAGTTTCTTTTCTTCACTAAAAACACTGTAAAAACTAATAGCGTTGAGTATGTGCAAAAACATTGCTATCTACGggcgaaaaaacactgcaaaaatgctgaaagaagtgacatgctgcagtttaaaaaaaaacaaagcagcagGTTTTCAATTCTGTAACGAAAAAAAACACACTGCTTTTTGTCTGCAGCTTTCTAACGGCCAAGAGATCAAGTTGttggctgtagaaaaaaaaaaaagcaaagcaacatgtgaacatagcctgatgTGGATTTTCACAGGTTTCCCCCCATTCAACATTTAAGGGTGACATCCACGGTAACATGACCACTGTACCTGCAGCTCCTCCTGCTGGTAAGAGCTGGAATACAGAATGTCCAAGAGGCGGCTGAGCTCCCGGCCAAAGCCCTTCCCAGTCCATCGCTTGCTCAAAAGAGATCTGAGACCTGCGTGTAAATACATAATTAATGTGCGCGAGGAATAAGACCCGTCAtacgtcattaaccccttaagccccgagggtggtttgcacgttaatgaccgggccaatttttacaattctgaccactgtccctttatgaggctataactctggaacgcttcaacggatcccggtgattctgacactgttttctcgtgacatattgtacttcatgatagtggtaacatttatttgatataacctgcgtttattttgtgaaaaaaaaaatggaaatttggcaaattttgaaaatttcgcaattttccaactttgcatttttatgcccttaaatcacagagatacgtcacacaaaatagaaataagcaacatttcccacatgtctacttcacatcagcacaattttggaaacaacatttttttttgttagggagttataagggttaaaagttgaccagcaatttctcatttttacaacacctttttttttagggaccacatctcatttgaagtcattttgaggggtctatatgatagaaaatacccaagtgtgacaccattctaaaaactgcacccctcaaggtgctcaaaaccacattcaagaagattattaacccttcaggtgtttcacaggaatttttggaatgtttaaaaaaaaatgaacatttaatttttcttcaatttgttttattttaccaagggtaacaggacaaattgtacaacaacttttggggtccattttctcctgagtacgccgataccccatatgtgggggtaaaccactgtttgggcgcatggcagagctcggaagcgaaggagcgccgtttgacttttcaatgcaaaattggctggaattgagatgggacgccatgttgcgtttgcagagccactgatgtgcctaaacattgaaacccccacaagtgacaccattttggaaagtagaccccctaaggaacttatctagatgtgttgtgagagctttgaacccccaagtgtttcactagtttataacgcagagacgtgaaaataaaaaatcatttttttccacaaaaattatctttaacacccagttttgtattttctcaagggtaacaggagaagttggtccccaaaagttgttgtccaatttgtcctgagtacgctgataccccatatgtgggggggaaccaccgtttgggcgcatggcagagctcgcaagggaaggagcgccatttggaatgcagacttagatggattggtctgcaggcgtcacattgcatttgcagagcccctgatgtacctaaacagtagaaaccccccacaagtcaccccatattggaaactagaccccccaaggaactcatctagatgtgttgagagaactttgaacccccaagtgtttcactacagtttataacgcagagccgtgaaaataaaaaatcatttttttccaacaaaaatgttttttagccccccaaatttttattttcccaaaggtaacaagagaaattggaccccagaagttgttgtccaatttgtcccgagtacgctgataccccatatgtgggggtaaacccgtttgggcgcacaggagagcttggaagcgaaggagcgccgttttactttttcaacgcagaattggctggaattgagatcggacgccatgtcgtgtttggagagcccctgatgtgcctaaacagtggaaaccccacaattctaactgaaaccctattccaaacagacccctaatcccaaccacacccctaaccctgacacacccctaaccctaatcccaaccgtaaatgtaatcctaaccctagccccaaccctaaccataaccctaaccctagccccaacactaaccctagccccaaccctaatgggaaaatgaaaataaatacatttttttaatttttccctaactaagggggtgatgaagggggtttgatttacttttataacgggttatttagcggatttttatgattggcagctgtcacacactaaaagacgctttttattgcaaaaaatatttttttgcgttaccacattttgagagctataatttttccatattttggtccacagagtcatgtgaggtcttgtttttttgcgggacgagttgacgtttttattggtaacattttcgggcacgtgacattttttaatcgctttttattctgatttttgtgaggcagtatgaccaaaaaccagctattcatgaatttctttggggtgggggcatttataccgttccgcgtttggtaaaatggataaagcagttttagtcttcgggtcagtacgattacagcgatatctcatttatatcttttttttatgttttggcgcttttatacgataaaaacttttatagaaagaattatttttgcatcgctttattctgaggactataacttttttattttttcgctgatgatgctgtatggtggctcgttttttgcgggacaagatgacgttttcagcggtaccatggttatttatatctgtctttttgatcgcgtgttattccactttttgttcggcagtatgataataaagcgttgttttttgccttgtgttttttttgttttttttacggtgttcactgaaagggttaactagtgggacagttttataggttgggttgttgacGCGGCGATGCCGTGTacttttagtaattttttttatttagataaaggaatgtatttatgggaacaatatatacatttttttctttatttaggatttttttttttttttacatctaaatattttttttattactttataacattgccccgggggggcatcatgttatagtgtaagatcgctgatctgacactttgcagtgcactgtgtcagattagcgatctgacgtgcactgctgcaggctaaggctactttcacacttccgtcggtagggggccatcgcaaaccgtcggcctgacgtaccgacggacgttgtgctaaatttagcacaacgtgggcagcggatgcagttttataacgcatccgctgcccattgtgatgagggggtggagttccgggcgcgcatgcgcggtcggaaatggcggacatgtcgcacaaaaaaaagttacattgaacgttttttgtgagtcgcgtctgccaaaacacgacggatctgtcgcacgacggatgcgacgtgtgcccatccgtcgctaatacaagtctatgggcaaaaaacgcatcctgcaagcacatttgcaggatacgttttttgcccataacgacagattgcgacggaggacaaaagacagaaatgtgaaagtagccttaccagcgcttgctctgagcaggcgcttggtaaaccATCTccctgcagccccgcggccattttggatccggggcctgcagggaggagacgctcggtacaaggtgagcacgtcaccttgtactgagggtctcagggaagcatgcagggagcccctaccctgcgcaatgcttccctatgcccccggaacgctgcgatcatgtccgtgaccgctcctggcacatagtgccggatgtcagctgtgatagtcagctgacacccagccgcgctccccccatgagcgcagctgatcgctatGATgttctatcccgtccctgggaattaagtcccaggtcaccttgacgggatagtacgtcatatgggattaaggggttaagagcagGAGAACGCGGCAGCCGACGAGCGCATCATTctcttcttaggccggcgtcacactggcataatgcatccgatgcgatatgctaatgacactgggctcctgctcgcagcagagcaggagccgagtgtcatgcgtctgggctccgattctctcacacagggaggatcggagcacagctgcggaggaggcggagaaatgaatctcctccattgctggggtccgcttataacgcacatcactcgcacccataggcttatatgctgcgattgtctcggaccgaggaaaacggctgctgggagctgccccatagctgaacattggtccgagtgcaatgcgattttcttatcgcattgcactcggctgtttaaaacgccagtgtgacccgGCCTTAAGGTGAACGTCCAAGTAGCACATTTTTGTAATGTAGAGAAGTATTACAATAATTCACTCTTACAAAGCAAGAGAACAGTCCAAAACAAGTCGGTACACTGAGGAATCCAAAGCCGGGGAACCAGCAGTACAGCAGGAATATGCATCAAATGCAGGAAAGTCCAGCTTCAAGGATCTTCTAAAAAACATAGCTTTTATAatatcatatatataaaaaataaatagcgACAGAATGAATGTCATGCTGTCGCTAT harbors:
- the IQCB1 gene encoding IQ calmodulin-binding motif-containing protein 1, with amino-acid sequence MSAEQSVDPRILELAAKLTESSTGSDPILLLNLRDILSAASGREELRKLKEDSYSYGLVQYCVLVLKQDYSRVDGGWTTAAALAEVLSKCCGGLDPKIDADDFYSKLLPSAALNMLVLGRRIQARLVRCVKEEESGELLRGFRLVMESLCWLFSGHVQLAELVFRQEHFLQLLMTDDVESGTAVMSVLQAILRANSSFLRQIPEETLHPILDELVYKLSATSNPVTGSSATRALLQMVESSPPIAQMVCTRYKGLRSLLSKRWTGKGFGRELSRLLDILYSSSYQQEELQRLHRAARTVQAVWRGFQTRRRIRKLPAAVTSLQRSFRAKRDQEMKQLQRQKEEEVLRERLKLQRLRAMREFREKQLTLLEVVRAGQMDKHIQETQTTSALIIQKHWRGCRDRRRVLLQRQTLKRYKAAVTIQRAALRFLKKRTRIRESLSPWKKPQDLSDEERKRLQQKVDARLQLHPAQQMSLAESQELHGKVQDRLGQFLLSRKQQQRQEQRREALLAQINTDLSMLMGAPSLRDATEKDVNFFSSRSVPVALKAKQSHSTMLKRSRWPWWKRLSDEFVGEDEGFLGDIADLEHGIIFMAGSKQP